A window from Photobacterium leiognathi encodes these proteins:
- a CDS encoding endonuclease/exonuclease/phosphatase family protein produces the protein MKLIKTLAAVAISSALLTGCVFESDNDVIPVSEVSVATFNLSFDRFTFEQLVDEMQTTPSAQQALVDGFIANTLSADDKAKAQKIIQIRNVAAIIQSQRPDIILLAEYNNDGTGDDLSALKGFQDNYLSVGQSLNSIDGGDTLSPIHYPFAESYATNTGLMSGLDLNNDGKVNSGPNDAWGFGQYHGQYAFALMSQFKIDNKNTRTFQTFKWKDLATATMPVINNCDDEKNKIPAGMSCGDNWYSDAEWQQLRLSSKNHVDAPIIIPTPSGDQVVHILMSHPTPPVFDTVTENNKLKNRDEIQFWTDYIDGAEFIYDDKGTKGGLADNAKFVIVGDLNADPEAGDGFIETIDTLLKHQRVNQEATNGAYVPTSFGAEYCFPSGECRQDNPHPDRLTSTFGLQVDHAIPSSNLNIVDSGVYWPAPNEAGYLLMNDKRIGKGKGKDISSDHRMVWLKARFN, from the coding sequence ATGAAACTTATTAAAACTCTTGCTGCTGTTGCGATTTCATCTGCTTTATTAACAGGCTGTGTATTTGAAAGCGACAACGATGTGATCCCAGTAAGCGAAGTCTCCGTTGCGACCTTTAACCTTTCATTTGACCGCTTTACGTTTGAACAACTTGTCGATGAGATGCAAACAACACCTTCAGCACAACAAGCATTAGTCGATGGTTTTATTGCCAATACGCTAAGTGCTGATGACAAAGCAAAAGCACAAAAGATCATTCAAATAAGAAACGTTGCAGCCATTATTCAAAGCCAACGTCCTGATATTATTTTACTGGCAGAATACAATAACGACGGTACAGGCGATGACTTATCCGCCTTAAAGGGTTTCCAAGATAACTACTTATCAGTAGGTCAAAGCCTAAATAGTATTGATGGTGGTGACACCCTATCGCCAATTCACTATCCATTTGCCGAGAGCTATGCAACGAACACAGGTTTAATGAGTGGCTTGGATCTTAATAACGACGGGAAAGTAAATAGCGGCCCAAATGATGCGTGGGGCTTTGGTCAATACCATGGTCAATATGCGTTTGCTCTCATGTCTCAATTTAAAATTGATAATAAAAACACTCGTACTTTCCAAACCTTCAAATGGAAAGACTTAGCGACAGCAACCATGCCTGTGATCAACAACTGTGATGATGAAAAAAATAAAATCCCTGCAGGCATGAGTTGTGGAGATAACTGGTATAGCGATGCTGAGTGGCAACAATTACGTTTATCATCGAAAAACCATGTTGATGCGCCAATCATTATTCCAACACCTTCTGGTGATCAAGTAGTACATATTCTAATGTCACACCCGACACCACCAGTATTTGATACAGTGACTGAAAATAACAAACTGAAAAACCGTGATGAAATCCAATTCTGGACTGACTATATCGATGGTGCTGAGTTCATTTACGATGACAAAGGCACAAAAGGCGGCCTAGCGGATAACGCCAAGTTTGTGATTGTGGGCGATCTGAATGCAGATCCTGAAGCAGGTGACGGCTTTATCGAAACCATTGATACCTTATTAAAGCATCAGCGAGTGAATCAAGAAGCCACCAATGGCGCTTATGTTCCAACAAGCTTTGGTGCTGAATACTGCTTCCCAAGTGGTGAATGTCGCCAAGATAACCCACACCCAGATCGTCTAACCAGTACGTTTGGTTTACAAGTGGATCACGCTATTCCATCAAGTAATCTAAACATTGTTGATTCTGGTGTTTATTGGCCTGCGCCGAACGAAGCTGGCTATTTACTGATGAACGATAAGCGCATTGGTAAAGGTAAGGGCAAAGATATTTCATCAGATCATCGTATGGTATGGCTAAAAGCCCGTTTTAACTAA
- a CDS encoding SgrR family transcriptional regulator, whose translation MSRRKLELYENIFNRVGPGKSNVTIVEVAAFLHCSERHARTLLNQMTTLGWLTWSPTVGRGNKGILNCLLEPIQACHKEIDKANDNSNLDLVYKLVGFNGRDTAAGLWQYLSQAVTEKHNTILAPFHRCMKTLHPHFVTERTERHFISEIYQTLVEEKANKVAGNLAHFWERNKNHTVWTFYLRPETQFHDLSLLTADDVVASFKGLIHSAQWQRLYDHIEKVIAVSFDVVEIHLSAPDPFFTQLLCRAETAIMPKQFVFANESNFKAIGSGPFSLAVNSNKLVRLQRFSQYNRTSALIEKIEFWIHENWAERKKCYQNFFFLNDSLKVYETACDYVGSFYCLIANKQLQNQDVKQNLAAAFLGNQTQADTQYSVYTISHENNRECREYAKQLLSYFDNSHPPQTLKMKEVKFGQFLDGLDVSILGVRKEDNKYTSLFAFLKLYPHWASALSFTQYDHLQQQIAAIRIEVDAVRQQALISHVMAWLEQQHILFEIKREGLTLTVPEQIQGVEINANGWCNFSKLWIKPSKEKSGVTSSMESLIAKY comes from the coding sequence ATGAGTCGACGAAAACTGGAACTATATGAAAATATATTTAATCGTGTAGGTCCTGGTAAAAGTAACGTCACTATCGTAGAGGTGGCTGCATTTCTTCATTGTAGTGAGCGTCACGCGAGAACCTTATTAAATCAAATGACGACACTTGGTTGGTTGACTTGGTCTCCAACGGTAGGGCGAGGTAACAAAGGGATCCTTAATTGTTTACTTGAGCCGATACAGGCATGCCATAAAGAGATTGATAAAGCGAACGACAACAGTAATCTCGATTTAGTTTATAAGCTGGTGGGATTTAATGGGCGAGATACGGCTGCTGGGCTGTGGCAATATTTATCACAAGCTGTGACAGAGAAACACAACACCATCCTTGCACCTTTTCATCGCTGTATGAAAACGTTACATCCACATTTTGTTACCGAGCGTACTGAGCGTCATTTTATCTCGGAAATTTATCAAACCTTAGTTGAAGAAAAAGCTAACAAGGTGGCTGGCAATTTAGCGCATTTTTGGGAAAGAAATAAAAATCATACTGTTTGGACCTTCTATCTTCGTCCTGAAACCCAGTTTCATGATTTGTCGCTATTGACGGCAGATGATGTGGTGGCAAGTTTTAAAGGACTTATTCATTCAGCGCAATGGCAGCGATTGTATGATCATATTGAGAAGGTGATTGCTGTTTCTTTTGATGTGGTTGAAATTCATTTATCTGCTCCAGATCCTTTCTTCACTCAATTATTATGTCGTGCTGAAACGGCAATCATGCCAAAGCAGTTTGTATTTGCTAATGAATCAAATTTTAAAGCCATTGGCTCAGGACCTTTCTCGTTAGCAGTCAATTCAAACAAGTTAGTACGCTTACAGCGCTTCTCACAATATAACCGTACATCAGCATTAATAGAGAAAATTGAATTTTGGATCCATGAGAATTGGGCAGAAAGAAAGAAGTGTTATCAGAACTTTTTCTTTTTAAATGACAGTTTAAAAGTATATGAAACAGCCTGTGATTATGTCGGTTCGTTTTATTGTTTAATCGCCAATAAGCAATTACAAAATCAAGATGTTAAACAAAACTTAGCAGCGGCATTTTTAGGAAATCAGACTCAAGCAGATACGCAATATTCTGTTTATACGATAAGTCATGAGAATAATCGAGAATGTCGAGAGTACGCGAAACAGTTACTGAGCTATTTTGATAATTCGCATCCCCCTCAAACTCTGAAGATGAAAGAAGTAAAGTTTGGTCAGTTTCTTGATGGGCTTGATGTGTCGATTTTAGGGGTGAGAAAGGAAGATAATAAGTACACCAGTTTGTTTGCTTTCTTAAAGTTATACCCGCACTGGGCATCGGCATTAAGCTTTACCCAGTATGATCACCTACAACAGCAGATTGCTGCGATACGGATTGAAGTGGATGCGGTACGTCAGCAAGCATTGATTAGCCACGTTATGGCATGGCTCGAACAACAACATATTTTGTTTGAAATAAAGCGTGAAGGGTTAACTCTTACTGTGCCAGAGCAAATACAAGGTGTGGAGATCAACGCGAATGGCTGGTGTAACTTTTCTAAGCTGTGGATCAAACCAAGTAAAGAAAAATCTGGAGTAACGAGTTCAATGGAAAGTTTGATCGCTAAATATTAG